From Arachis hypogaea cultivar Tifrunner chromosome 3, arahy.Tifrunner.gnm2.J5K5, whole genome shotgun sequence:
TGATTCTGAATGGCATTGTTGTGCTTCTTTTTCAGCTTTGAAATTGGAGGGGTTGCTGTTACTGCTTCAAGTTTCTTTTTAGTTCACAATGTTCTGGGATTGTTGTTTGGATGGATGGATGATACCAGTGTTTTGAGATGCAATACTCAGCTCATATTTCAAACTCTTTTTATGTTCCTAAAGCCGACCTTTTGATCTGTTGAAATCTTATACATGCTTGACTTATGGTCAAATTTGATGATGATGTGCTCTATGCTATCTATAATTGCTGCTGGAATATCTTGTGAATTGTGACTTTCGTACATGGGGAGTTGCATATGACATATTTGCAGCCGGATTACCTGTTTCTATTGGAAAGTGTTTTGATGGCTGGGTTTTGGAAATGGTAGAGGTTCAAATGTGCAGTTTGCTGTATCTAATTTGGGGGAAGTTTTAGAAGTAGAATTCTCATTGGGCTATCCTGTTTCTGGATCTTTGAGTAAAAAGTAGTCAAGCGGGTAAATTGTTGAATATCAATCCAAACAACCTACTTTCTTACTTGCCAGATTTTCGATTTGGTCTGTGCTTTATTAATATAGTAATTGACATTTTGGCAGGATCTTTGGCTAAATGTGGTCTTTTTGGATTCATCATTGGGATCCTTTGTTGCTAATGGGATAGTGCATGggttttttaaactaaaattcttTTCAGCTGCAACAGGCCATCAGCAATTGAACCAACATGCTATATGCATGacccttgttttcttcatgggGCACTGATGGAAGGGGGTTCTATTTTCTATGGTTGTGGCACGTTTTGGAAGATCTTGATGACTTGAGCAACTGCGATACCACTGTTTTTTTACACGTTATTTCTCTATTTTGGTGGAATATTGCTCTTGTCCAAAATTTTAACCTGCTTGCATGTGATGTTGGTTTTGTTTGCTGAGATCCAGTTATTAATCTTGCTATtgtcaaattaaattaattgtcCCAAATTTTTGTTCTTTCACCACACAATTCTGCTAACTGATATCAGATATGATATTTGCTTCCTAAACTTCTGCATTGTGATAATGATTGTATATTGTCAGCTTTATCCCTACAATTCTGAAttctattatttatatatattattgttatgGTCTGTCATGAAATTTGTGTGATTTGTAATAGCTGTATGAATGCCTAAAATGAAACACATGGTTTAAAATTAAACACAATCACAAAACATGAATGAACAAGAGTATCCGGTCAAGTGTTCCCTGGAAAGTTCATGAGCTATGGCATATCCAAAATAAGTTTATGCCGGTGCTCTGGCTTTCATGACTCATTATCGTTATGCAGTAATTCATTTAATAATTTGTTAGATGCAGAATCCAACATCTTTTTTGTTGCACGTGTAGTATATGTCCGGATTTTGTGTACGGAACCTTTATCTTGTTACAGTATAACCAACATTTTAATCATAACGATATGGATTCCAACATAATTAAGATATTCAAAGTTGTATGCATCATTTTGATACTGATAAGTGAtcaacacaagaataaaattcttatggtgttttttttcttttttggtcagATAGATTCTTATTCTTTAAAATCAAGACTATgatatttatttttctcaatagCGACAAGATATCATGTCAAATAAATTGCTTATAAAGCCTAGTTTGCCTCCTTTTGAGTTCCCTAGTGAATACATGAGCTTACCAGTTACCACATCCTACTACACCTCTTTCTTCACTATTTATAGAGGTCTAGTAATCACTGAAATTACATTCCCTTTAAGCTTATTAACTTGGTGAGGCCAAAAGTAATAGCCATAGCCAACCAACCTCCAATCAGAACTCTGATACAAGACCTTCTCACTGGAGTTTTTCCAAGCACTGCTCCTACCCCTCCAAATACCAACAATGCCAAGCTAGACACAGCAGCAACAACTCCAACCCTGATCTTATACTCTCTTATAAACACTGCTGCTATCAGTGGCACTGCTGCACCAACAGAAAATGCGACTGCAGACGCTATCGCAGCTTGAAAAGGATTCGGCAGCTTCTCCTCTTCACTACCACCTTCTCTTGTCTCTAATTCATTGTTGAGTTccctttctctttttatttgagcTACTTCTATGTCTAGTTGCGTGTAGACAGAGACAAATTCTCCAATTGCCATGCTGCATGCTCCGGCTATTAGCCCTGCGAATCCGGCTAGGAGCATGGCTCCAATGTCCTTGTTCACAGCTCCAACACCCATCATGAGTGATGCCACTGACACAAGTCCATCATTGGCTCCCAGCACTGCTGCTCGGAGCCACTGTGCTCTTTGAGAGTAGTCAGTAGTGTTATTGTTTCCTTCAGTTCCTTGAGTTACCTTTTCTGCTTCTGCATCACTAGTACCATGCATGTGGATCACAACATGTTTAAGTGGCATTTCATTTTTGTTCTGAGTGTCAAGTGAAGCAGCCATTGATTGAAGCACAAAGGACAAAGGTGTTAAGTTAAGACTTATGATATAAAGAGAAGGGGAAAAGATTGCTTGTGGAGGGCACACTCTCCTCGTAGAAGTTATTATATAGAAAGGATTTCCATGTTGTTACTTGTTAGGTATAGTGATGATAATGCGCCTCAAATGGTTATAAACAAGTGCTGATAGTGTGGATAGCACTATGGAGGGGCGGCCACATGTTCATATATTAAATATAGTGATCATCTAAATGTGTACATTAATTATTCTTAATCCACTAAATCAATGAAGTAGCTTTATCAACACCATGATGGTTATCTGAGATGATTCAAACTATCTGAATAGTGTCTATTTGCATAACACCATTTTGAATCTGTTTAGCTTTTAGTTTCCCATAATAAGTCATGTCATTGAAACTTCCTGAGTGTGCTTAAACTTATATGGCTAGCTTGTAGGAAGAGACAGCTCCATGGGTTAagtatcatatctttttttttcagtGTAAGACTCATAACTTACTTAAAACTCAGCTTAATTGAATATGAATTAATCAAGTATAATATTATCCTAAGCAGCAAGCAAACTCAAATTCTCAATGAtagaatcttggagattgataAGTCAATTATTATGGGGATATGATGGGATTATTAAATTGGTAAGAGTGTGGCATTCCACAAGACTAAGTTAGTGGCAGCCACCCTATGGTTTAATAATACATAACTTTGTAGGTGGGTGGATTAGAGTACATGATTAAATATTTAAGTAGAGTGTGAATTCCACAAGCAAGCCACATGCCACTTTGAATATGAGGAAGAAAAGAAATCTAAAGTTAGTATTTTCTTATTGTAATTCCTTCTAATTTGGAAGTGGAGACATGCATTATCGCTTTGTTATTGTTAGTTTTTCCCTTTAGTGGATTTGTCTGAATGTACTCTCATACTTTACTGTTAGGCCATATAGTGATCTCATATTGCACTTCTACTATTTCTTCTTTTAAAGATTTCATTTGGTCCTTTTATCTTACTCTGTTCAGCATGCATCATTAATTTGCAAAAGAAATTTAATAGTGAATCGACATGTTTGACTTCGATTTCTGTTCTGCCAGAGCATAAAGTTCTTTGGAACAAAGTATGAGGCCCAAAAGAAACTGATAAATACTCCAACCCTTCAAGTTAATTCAAGGATGAGTATGCTGAATATTTGGAATTGAAGAAACAGAATTTTAATATGAACCTTTTAATAAAGACAGTTGATGTTAGTTGCTATGTTTTGCAGATTTCTGCTGTTAAAAGGTGATTATTGATGCAGAACGAGATCATATTCTACAAAGATGCAAGTTTAATTCCCATTATCGATGTGATAACTCAATTGTTAGGCTAATAATTTTGATGTAAAAATTGGAGATTGACAAATTGTGCTTACCTTTGTAAGatgaaaagtgtctaatctattTAGAAAAATGTTCACAATTCAAAATTACCATGAATGAAGTATGTTGTATGTTGTATGTTGTCAAGAACTTAAGTGTGTTCTAATGGAGTTAAAGGATTCTTAATTGGCTGGCATGGCAATATTACTAGCATGGTTACTTAAATTAAGGGATGTAAGACAGTAATTTCTATTCTGTTACTATTGCTTGCAAAAGATAGGTTTTATCAGACAAAACAAAGCAAAAAGTAACAAAAATGGTACTCACTAACACCAATTAGACACAAAATATCCTTATCAAACAATGGAAAAGAGCAAGATAAAAGCAATTATCTCTACTAgtataacaataacaattgcaAGAGATGTGAGATGTACAGACCAAAGGCAGATAAATATGGACATGGTG
This genomic window contains:
- the LOC112734479 gene encoding vacuolar iron transporter homolog 4-like, with the translated sequence MAASLDTQNKNEMPLKHVVIHMHGTSDAEAEKVTQGTEGNNNTTDYSQRAQWLRAAVLGANDGLVSVASLMMGVGAVNKDIGAMLLAGFAGLIAGACSMAIGEFVSVYTQLDIEVAQIKRERELNNELETREGGSEEEKLPNPFQAAIASAVAFSVGAAVPLIAAVFIREYKIRVGVVAAVSSLALLVFGGVGAVLGKTPVRRSCIRVLIGGWLAMAITFGLTKLISLKGM